Sequence from the Miscanthus floridulus cultivar M001 chromosome 16, ASM1932011v1, whole genome shotgun sequence genome:
GTCGCTAAGCCAGACGGCCGTGGCCATGCCCTGGACACCCATCCTGGTGGAGAGCAACATGGTGAGCGGGATGTGAAGCGCCAGCGCCAACGTGGCTCCGAACAGCGTGGGCAGCGTCACCTCCTACGCGCTAAGGTAGGACTTGAGCGGGTTGAGCATGGAGGTGATGTTGAGGTACGGGAGGAGGCAGAGCACGTAGGTCCTGGCCATGTCCGTGATGTTGGCCTACTGGCCGAACAGCAGCAGGACAACATCGACGCACATCCAGAGGAGCGCGATGGGTATGGAGGCAGCGAGGAGCATGAGCGTGGCCCTGAGCAGCGTCCCACGTAGTAGGGCGACGTTGCCAGCACCGTGCGCCTAGCCATAGATGGGCTCCATGGCGCTGCAGAGGTCATTGAGGATGGCAAAGCTAGTGATGTTGGCGAAGCTGTAGCCGAGCGTGCCGGTGGCCAGCTAGAGGTCACCGAGGCGGCCCAGGAAGGCCATGGTGACGGCTTGCTTGGCAAACCAGGTGAGGTTCATGCCATCAGCATCATTCTAGCTTTGCAATGGGAGCCTAAACATGGTGCACCTCTGCCGTGTGTTCAACCTATACAACCACAATAGGGCCGGTGAGATCACGGTGGACGAGCTGGGGCCGGTGCTAGACACGCTGGGCTTGGACGTCGACTGTGCCGGCCTGGCCGCCATCGTCGGCGCCTATGTGCCTAATGGCACCATGAGCCTCCACTTTGAGGACTTTGACAAGCTCCACTGCGCACTTGGTGGATGGTAGCAATggcggcgaggaggacgaggaggagatgTGGGAGGCGTTCAAGGTCTTTGACGTCGACGGCGACGGCTTCATCTCTGCCGCTAAGCTACAGGAAGTGCTCAAGAAGCTAGGACTCCCCGAGGCTAGCAGAATGGACTAGGCGGCCGACGCTCTCCCACCAAATCCAACCTGGATGCCATGATGGACAACCATGTCGGTTAAAAAATTTAAACAAAGGGGTATGGGCTATGAATACGCCACTAACAAAGATTATGGACCCAAAAACCCACTTTCAGAGTTGATGGACCTGAGTGAAACTAGAGCGCAAGTTGATGGTCCACCCATGCATTTAACTCAAAATTTAATGTACTCCCAAAATTAGCATCAAAGAGGTCATCTTTAATTTCAAAAGGGATTTCCAAatgttgaatttcttcttcctttagAGGATTTAGATTTTGGGGTGTTGATGGTTCAAGATTGATAACTAAATCTTGGGGTtggagtgtaacaccctagtgttaagcattgcatttggcacttgcatttcatgagcacaagcatcatccaagcagtcatgagcatgagcatacggaatttcatcttattctttacatattgtcacatgtgatgttgattatatacatgcatatgcttgtgatcatgtgtaaccaatgcaagagatggttgtaaGGTCACAAAAataccttagacatgtctaggatggtaaatggaacaatgtttgtattcatgacattggccaattttgcttctaagtcctagtttactcataatgtcatttttcatgttactactttgactagagttgaactatagcatagattattTTAATGGCAATGCAtcccttaacaaaagttgtagcttatcttatgcgaaacaaactttgtttaagggtcatgagctaagtTCAGtacctaacatggtcaaatagggctcacaaaaatcaacttaATGCTGTTTTGAAACTCAAAAATTTGTTTGTCTAAAGCTGATTTCTAGTTTCCTTGTAGCTACCATTGGTGATTTTAATTTGCAAACCATTGGGAATTAGACAAAACTTCCTtaagcaaacttgtagtacttgTGTAGCTCTACAAAATGGTGAAATTGGTTTACCAAAAATGTTGCACGGATTAGGAGTTGTGGTGGAGAAAAAATCGAGTTTCAGGCAGTTTCATCCGAACTGAAACCTGGCCTTGCTGCGCGCGTCATGGCCGACCAGCGTAGGCCTGCGCGCACTGCATGGTGGCTGTACGCCGACACTGGCCCACCCTACCATGCCACAAAGGTGAGCACTCGATTGCCCCTCGCTCTCATATGTTCATTCACTGTCTTGCCCTCTCCATCTCGCTCGCGTGTGGCTCCAGAGCAGAGCAAAGCTGCAGCACCGCTGCCACCAGCGTCATCACCGGCCAAGCACATCACCACTGCCAGCACCGTCACCCAATCCACCTCACATGTAGCTCCTCTGTAATCTACTCCACCTCCTCGAGCAGCTAGCGCCACTAGACAAGCACAAGTGAGACCACATTGCCATGCCACCATCGCCACTATGGTCATGGTGCGCCGCCGAGCATGGGCTCACCGGTGGCCAGCCACCCGTAGTGCCTCTTCTACCTCCCTCACCCTTGGTTGTGTGTCGCCATAGGTCATAGATGCTATGACCACAGCCAGCTTAACTGCTACCGCCGCCATCGCGTGGGAATGCGTGACGCAGCCGTGCGCGTCCACCATGGTCGCAAGCACGCGCTCACCATGGCTGACCCTAGCTAGACCCCATCGTCCCCCTCTAGGGTGTGTTTCCACAATGCCAAGAACCCTAGCACCATCCCCAAAGACAAAGACCTATCATCGACCGCCATCTCGTCGGAACGGTGACCTCACCGTCACCGCGCTCACGttgccgtgccgccatgcacgtggccgGAGCACACCATCGCTTCACCATgccctagacctaaccctagagcttAGCTAGGACTCCCTGATGCTATAGCATCACTCACCTAGCTGTGTTGTTGGAGATGATGATCCCACTGTTGAGCACCTTCGTCGTGCCACCATTATCACCGACGAGGTTGCTCTGGCGAATTGCTGAGCCAACCAAGGGCACCGGTCGACGTCACGATGGTGAAGACGCTACCATCGGTGAGCTTGCCATCGCCGAGCTCTAGGCATGTTAGCACCATCCTCTGCTCTTGTCTCGCTCTCGCCTGGGCCCTTTGACCCACGGGGCCCAGCTGTCAAtcagggttttgaatttttttctttatttatttttctagattttgttgcaaacttcaaaaattcataactagagctaggaatgtccaaattaagtgaaccaaattttgttgggttcatcatgaagtgtaatatttgataaaaatatgaaacctactgttttggatatttttctaggggaattaaattgagctagttaagtgcttttaaaatagtttctatcttgtaaaatgcatatcttgagccagggaagtgcaaaaattgtAATTCCAATTTTTTTGGTCTTGTATTGAcctgctctagctaggaaaactACTAAACCTACAATAGGCATACTTGggatatggtcttcctatttaatcttacaTAATTTCTTGTTTGTAGTGAAAATAACTGGGgtgaaaatacataacatatgatcatgcaaatttttacacagtgttcttaTCCTAGGATGacaataaaaaaatatgaaatctattgtttagcacttttcactaggttaaactatttttgctaaaataagcctatgcaatttgtcatttttgtagaggttgctatacttatcaaaatggcatgaaatttgtatagtacaCTACTGAGGTCGGATGTAGACTACTgcaattttctgagaatttattgagcataggtaaatatttatcctttaaatcaccttattatataaggaaattaataaatgcacataagtaaattatttgggcttaaccatgatgttttctatggtgcttgtgatgcatatgatctatcgatattagtagttgtgcttaGAATTGATTGGTTATAGGTAGCTACTTAATCATTGCTTTATAactcaactagatggctgcaggagtagtttctgttgtgttgacaaattcatgatgatactGACTTTTCGTGTTAAacttgataataacaaagttgtaggaaacttACTCATCTTGCTTTTACTAAAATTTTTTAGCTATAGGCTAACTAGTTTAAGAtttatagctattagaagtctactatcagatttgcTAGACCTCTAGATAGATCtagaagattgaattgtttgaccgagatagctactgaatcaccttaagatgattaaaataaagttgtatgaaatttcataagctttcaagaaagtccacaaccatattgtttgggtgtgtataactccagttatggtcaaaacaagtggctactgTCTTGCAGCCCAGAAAAtgtttaaataggtgtttgtttaattactagagaggagagtATGCACCTattcagtaaaagaaaatttatcatgttatcactttaatacattactaTTAAGAACACTTATGAGTATGCAATTTTAtcttatcatatcatccatgtcattaactatgcatccatgatatcttatttcatgctcatgcatataggatcgcccgaaggagAAACCCTACTAGAATTCGAAGAAGAGACAGAGGAGAATTAGGAGACACCACAACCAGCAGCTCCCAAAGGCAAGGAGCTAGATACTGAGGAACTTCtaggagtgccctgaccaccaacccacttctttcctgaaaggtaagccccggagcattataagtctcctatgttttataaaatataacttgagttctttatgtttgatgcattaggttataagagttgattggaaacacttgatgcatag
This genomic interval carries:
- the LOC136510747 gene encoding uncharacterized protein, translating into MVHLCRVFNLYNHNRAGEITVDELGPVLDTLGLDVDCAGLAAIVGAYVPNGTMSLHFEDFDKLHCALGGWSCGGEKIEFQAVSSELKPGLAARVMADQRRPARTAWWLYADTGPPYHATKNMVVDLQHEVYFLNNQLHPILDEEEEDLEMSIEDDDWEEEEVVPVDEGEALSNLDSDHADV